Proteins from one Halovivax limisalsi genomic window:
- a CDS encoding metal ABC transporter substrate-binding protein — translation MADEGSVSRRNTLRLSGAAMLAGLAGCTALPSAPGRAESDGNGGDPVAVASFFSFFDFGRKIADGTPLTVRNLVPTGLHGHGWEPNASIIQDITEADAFIHVGEDFQPWADRAIQTITGDGIETALINVREGIELEDLAASLDREEEGVGAERGKDPHFWLDPLRAMRSVDNIAEGFVEIAPEYADAFRENAETYKSEVLERIHAEYRAIFDRAQRDIVQLAAHNAFQYIGVRYGVQMRPLVTNLAASGDVKPADIREAERVIRENDIRYIANGVFESQRPAQQLVRETAVDAYFPVTPYAGVREEWVEENWGYEEIAYNINMPTFEIVLGNETPEDAAPSEGWVEQWRNFEPI, via the coding sequence ATGGCCGACGAAGGGTCGGTTTCGCGGCGGAACACGCTACGGCTCAGCGGTGCGGCGATGCTTGCGGGACTGGCGGGATGCACTGCGCTGCCGAGCGCACCCGGGCGAGCAGAGAGCGACGGAAACGGCGGCGATCCGGTTGCTGTGGCCTCGTTCTTCAGCTTCTTCGACTTCGGCCGGAAGATCGCCGACGGGACGCCGCTGACGGTGCGCAACCTCGTCCCGACGGGCCTCCACGGCCACGGCTGGGAGCCAAACGCCAGTATCATCCAGGACATCACCGAGGCGGACGCCTTCATCCACGTCGGAGAAGACTTCCAGCCCTGGGCCGACCGCGCCATCCAGACGATCACCGGCGACGGCATCGAGACGGCACTCATCAACGTCAGGGAGGGAATCGAACTAGAGGACCTCGCTGCGTCACTCGACCGCGAGGAGGAGGGCGTCGGCGCCGAGCGAGGGAAGGATCCGCACTTCTGGCTGGATCCGCTTCGCGCGATGCGGTCCGTCGACAACATCGCCGAGGGGTTCGTCGAAATAGCCCCCGAATACGCCGACGCGTTTCGCGAGAACGCCGAGACGTACAAATCCGAGGTCCTCGAACGTATCCACGCGGAGTATCGGGCCATCTTCGACCGGGCGCAGCGCGACATCGTCCAGCTGGCCGCGCACAACGCCTTCCAGTACATCGGCGTCCGATACGGCGTGCAGATGCGGCCGCTCGTGACGAACCTGGCGGCGAGCGGCGACGTCAAGCCCGCGGACATCCGCGAAGCGGAACGGGTTATCCGCGAGAACGACATCCGGTACATCGCGAACGGCGTCTTCGAGTCCCAACGACCGGCTCAGCAGCTCGTCCGCGAGACGGCCGTGGACGCGTACTTCCCCGTGACGCCGTACGCCGGCGTTCGCGAGGAGTGGGTCGAGGAGAACTGGGGCTACGAGGAGATCGCGTACAACATCAACATGCCCACGTTCGAGATCGTCCTCGGCAACGAGACGCCAGAGGACGCGGCTCCGTCGGAGGGCTGGGTCGAACAGTGGCGCAACTTCGAACCGATATGA
- a CDS encoding metal ABC transporter ATP-binding protein — MSTQDTDSATAGGTDERPATETDATTNEPVIDLADVTFGYTATPVVEDVSLTIDPGEYVAIVGPNGSGKSTLMQLMLGLLEPDTGRARLFDERADRFDDGERIGHVAQQASAAKAMPITVREVVKMGRFAHVGFDRLIDEDQTLVDAVREDPLGTSSGALDAVFGRLSASDWAIVDDALATVGMSAFADRRVTQLSGGQRQRAFIARALASEADLLVLDEPTVGVDAESVDAFYDLLAALNADGITVVLIEHDLGAVVEHADRVVCLNREIYFDGPTDEFVESDALARAFGTEARFLTGVGG, encoded by the coding sequence ATGAGCACACAGGACACCGATTCCGCGACGGCGGGTGGCACAGACGAGCGGCCGGCAACCGAGACGGACGCCACGACGAACGAACCGGTCATCGACCTCGCGGACGTCACGTTCGGCTACACGGCGACGCCCGTCGTCGAGGACGTCTCGCTGACCATCGATCCGGGTGAGTACGTCGCCATCGTGGGGCCGAACGGTTCGGGGAAGTCGACACTGATGCAGCTGATGCTCGGCCTGCTCGAGCCCGATACGGGCAGGGCTCGCCTGTTCGACGAACGTGCCGACCGGTTCGACGACGGCGAGCGGATCGGCCACGTCGCCCAGCAGGCCAGCGCCGCGAAAGCGATGCCCATCACCGTCCGCGAGGTGGTGAAGATGGGTCGGTTCGCCCACGTCGGATTCGATCGACTGATCGACGAAGACCAGACGCTCGTCGACGCAGTGCGCGAGGACCCGCTCGGGACCTCCAGCGGCGCCCTCGATGCCGTCTTCGGACGACTTTCCGCGTCGGACTGGGCGATCGTCGACGACGCACTCGCGACCGTCGGGATGAGTGCGTTCGCCGACCGGCGCGTCACGCAGCTCTCGGGTGGGCAACGCCAGCGCGCGTTCATCGCGCGGGCGCTGGCGAGCGAGGCCGACCTGCTCGTGCTGGACGAGCCGACCGTGGGGGTCGACGCCGAATCGGTCGACGCCTTCTACGACCTGCTTGCGGCGCTCAACGCCGATGGCATCACCGTCGTCCTCATCGAGCACGACCTCGGGGCGGTCGTCGAGCACGCCGACCGCGTCGTCTGTCTGAACCGCGAGATCTATTTCGACGGACCGACCGACGAGTTCGTGGAGAGCGACGCGCTGGCCCGGGCGTTCGGGACGGAGGCGCGATTTCTCACGGGGGTGGGCGGATGA
- a CDS encoding metal ABC transporter permease, whose product MSVGPAVVLAGGGITSVDPSLLLSLLGGLGAIGDFVFEFLMWVLAQWYWLMDWVYYVTGLEMLNPRYRFMHRAILVGLCVGVMAPLIGTFLVHRQLALIGDALAHTAFAGVAVGLFLNAVLDLGVSPYLTAVVVAMIAALFIELISEVTDAYNDVSMAIVLSTGFALGTTLISLNAGGLAVGVNQFLFGNLSTVSPQSAAILLVLFAVIVGTVALTRNQLLYVTFDETAAAVSGIPVNWYNRVMVVLTAMVVVGAMQIMGVILVAAMLVVPVAGATQVSRSFSESLVLSVVLAELAVLLGIGVAFYGGVTAGGVIVLVAVGIYICAVGLGKVQSARGEQVTPSMGSIETESADASAGRGDD is encoded by the coding sequence ATGAGCGTGGGTCCGGCAGTCGTCCTCGCGGGAGGCGGGATCACCTCGGTGGACCCGTCGCTGCTCCTCTCGCTACTGGGCGGTCTCGGCGCAATCGGCGACTTCGTCTTCGAGTTTCTCATGTGGGTCCTGGCGCAGTGGTACTGGCTGATGGACTGGGTGTACTACGTCACGGGCCTGGAGATGCTGAACCCGCGCTACCGGTTCATGCACCGGGCGATACTCGTCGGGCTCTGCGTCGGCGTGATGGCCCCGCTCATCGGGACGTTCCTCGTCCACCGACAGCTCGCGCTCATCGGCGACGCGCTCGCACACACCGCGTTCGCGGGGGTGGCCGTCGGCCTGTTCCTGAACGCCGTCCTCGACCTCGGGGTCTCGCCGTATCTCACCGCCGTCGTCGTGGCGATGATCGCCGCGCTATTCATCGAACTCATCTCCGAGGTCACGGACGCCTACAACGACGTCTCGATGGCCATCGTTCTCTCGACGGGATTCGCGCTGGGGACGACGCTCATCAGCCTCAACGCGGGCGGGCTCGCCGTCGGCGTCAACCAGTTTCTCTTCGGGAACCTGTCGACGGTCTCGCCTCAGAGCGCCGCGATCCTCCTGGTGCTGTTTGCCGTCATCGTCGGGACCGTGGCCCTGACACGCAACCAGCTCCTGTACGTTACGTTCGACGAAACGGCAGCCGCAGTCTCCGGCATCCCCGTCAACTGGTACAATCGGGTGATGGTCGTGTTGACGGCGATGGTCGTCGTCGGAGCGATGCAGATCATGGGCGTCATCCTCGTCGCGGCGATGCTCGTCGTTCCGGTCGCGGGTGCGACGCAGGTGTCCCGAAGTTTCTCCGAGTCGCTCGTTCTCTCGGTCGTACTCGCCGAACTGGCGGTGTTGCTGGGCATCGGCGTCGCCTTCTACGGCGGCGTCACGGCCGGCGGCGTCATCGTCCTCGTGGCCGTCGGAATCTACATCTGCGCCGTCGGGCTGGGCAAAGTGCAGTCCGCCCGCGGTGAACAGGTCACGCCCAGCATGGGTAGCATCGAGACCGAGAGCGCGGATGCGAGCGCGGGACGGGGTGACGACTGA
- a CDS encoding metal-dependent transcriptional regulator, producing MLSAVMEDYIKAIYVHEEDGDGRVSTSALADDLEVTAPTVSATLKTLEERDLIDRKEYKGVTLTEEGELVALEVLRHHRILETFLTERFDYDWADVHREADRLEHYVSEELTDRIAETLGNPPVDPHGDPIPDADLSVPEGRETIRLAEAEEDEHVTVHRIHDQDDADLRYLADVGIRPAVELAVVRVAPFGMITVETPAGEQSLPTEIARLIEVVPAAAADGTET from the coding sequence ATGCTGAGCGCGGTCATGGAGGACTATATCAAGGCGATCTACGTCCACGAGGAGGACGGCGACGGACGGGTATCGACCTCGGCCCTCGCCGACGACCTCGAGGTCACCGCGCCGACCGTCTCCGCCACGCTGAAAACGCTCGAAGAGCGGGATCTCATCGACCGCAAGGAGTACAAAGGGGTGACGCTCACCGAGGAGGGCGAACTCGTCGCCCTCGAGGTCCTCCGACACCACCGCATCCTCGAGACATTTTTGACCGAACGGTTCGATTACGACTGGGCCGACGTCCACCGCGAGGCCGACAGACTCGAACACTACGTGTCCGAGGAACTGACCGACCGCATCGCCGAAACGCTGGGAAACCCGCCGGTCGATCCCCACGGCGACCCGATCCCCGACGCCGACCTGTCCGTTCCCGAAGGGCGTGAAACCATCCGCCTCGCTGAGGCCGAGGAGGACGAACACGTGACCGTCCACCGAATCCACGACCAGGACGACGCGGACCTTCGATACCTCGCCGATGTCGGCATTCGTCCGGCGGTCGAACTCGCGGTCGTCCGCGTCGCGCCGTTCGGGATGATAACCGTCGAGACGCCGGCGGGTGAGCAGAGCCTCCCGACGGAGATCGCCCGGTTGATCGAAGTCGTGCCGGCGGCCGCCGCGGACGGAACCGAGACGTAA
- a CDS encoding GNAT family N-acetyltransferase, whose translation MPPSDLRIEPATGADLDRLVECWLSLAAEQRDHGSHLDVESNRSTIRDVIAAHQVADCLLVARLDDEIVGFASFAVESGTFELSVTRGTLSNLWVEPAHRDRGIGTTLLSAVESELADRGVEICQIDVMASNDSARRFYRRAGYDPHRLTVTRRLDEPGENETQSRVD comes from the coding sequence ATGCCCCCGTCAGATCTACGCATTGAGCCCGCGACGGGCGCCGATCTCGATCGCCTCGTCGAGTGCTGGCTCTCGCTCGCGGCCGAGCAGCGCGACCACGGCTCGCACCTCGACGTCGAGTCGAACCGATCGACGATCCGCGACGTCATCGCCGCCCACCAGGTCGCGGACTGCCTCCTCGTCGCCAGGTTGGACGACGAGATAGTCGGCTTCGCGAGTTTCGCAGTCGAATCCGGGACCTTCGAACTGTCGGTCACCCGCGGCACGCTCTCGAATCTCTGGGTCGAACCCGCCCATCGCGACCGCGGCATCGGAACGACGCTGCTCTCGGCCGTCGAATCGGAACTGGCCGACCGCGGCGTCGAGATCTGCCAGATCGACGTCATGGCGTCGAACGATTCGGCCCGGCGGTTTTACCGACGCGCGGGCTACGACCCGCACCGCCTGACGGTGACCCGGCGCCTCGACGAACCGGGTGAAAACGAAACACAGTCAAGGGTCGACTGA
- a CDS encoding phosphoglycerate kinase — MIETLDDLDARGTVVGVRVDVNSPVEDETLLDDSRLQAHVPTLETLLDRGARVAVLAHQGRPGGDDFATLSAHADWYDDALSFPVSYVDETHGRTAREAIEALADGECLFLENTRFYSEEYMEFDPERAAETHLVSRLAPVLDVYVNDAFAASHRSQPSLVGFPAVLPSYAGHVLERELAALGDVESTARPRTYALGGAKVSGALDVAERVLEDGLADTVLASGLVGNVFLSASGVNLGDASSNVIYERGFFDEIDRAADLLEAYGDRIEFPRDVAVERDGERVELDRSDLPADDDLAMDVGSRTIEAYTDVFADSETVILNGPAGVYENAAFERGTRELFEAATAVPTSIVGGGDTASALRQLGVDGFSHVSTGGGAALTLLTGDPLPAVEALEDAPVRSTH, encoded by the coding sequence ATGATCGAGACGCTCGACGATCTGGACGCACGCGGGACCGTCGTCGGGGTGCGCGTCGACGTCAACAGTCCCGTCGAGGACGAGACCCTGCTCGACGACTCCCGTCTCCAGGCGCACGTGCCCACGCTCGAAACCCTGCTTGACCGCGGGGCCCGGGTCGCCGTGCTCGCCCACCAGGGCCGACCCGGTGGTGACGACTTCGCGACGCTGTCGGCCCACGCGGACTGGTACGACGACGCGCTCTCCTTTCCCGTCTCCTACGTCGACGAAACCCACGGACGGACCGCTCGCGAGGCGATCGAAGCCCTCGCGGACGGCGAGTGTCTCTTCCTCGAAAACACCCGCTTCTACAGCGAGGAGTACATGGAGTTCGACCCCGAGCGCGCGGCGGAGACCCACCTCGTCTCGCGACTCGCGCCGGTCCTCGACGTCTACGTCAACGACGCCTTCGCCGCTTCCCATCGGTCCCAGCCCTCGCTCGTCGGCTTTCCCGCCGTCCTTCCGAGTTACGCCGGGCACGTCCTGGAACGCGAGCTGGCGGCGCTGGGCGACGTCGAATCGACGGCCCGGCCGCGAACGTACGCGCTCGGCGGGGCCAAAGTCTCCGGCGCGCTCGACGTCGCCGAACGGGTCCTCGAGGACGGTCTGGCCGATACGGTGCTCGCGAGCGGGCTCGTCGGCAACGTCTTCCTGAGTGCCAGCGGCGTCAACCTCGGCGACGCGAGTTCGAACGTCATCTACGAGCGCGGGTTCTTCGACGAGATCGATCGCGCGGCCGACCTGCTGGAGGCCTACGGCGACCGCATCGAATTCCCCCGAGACGTCGCCGTCGAACGCGACGGCGAGCGGGTCGAGCTCGACCGATCGGACCTGCCGGCCGACGACGATCTCGCGATGGACGTCGGCTCGCGGACGATCGAGGCCTACACCGACGTCTTCGCCGACTCGGAGACGGTCATCCTCAACGGGCCGGCAGGCGTCTACGAGAACGCCGCCTTCGAACGGGGAACGCGCGAACTCTTCGAGGCGGCGACGGCCGTCCCGACGAGCATCGTCGGCGGCGGCGACACCGCCTCGGCGCTTCGCCAACTCGGCGTCGACGGCTTCTCCCACGTCAGTACCGGCGGCGGAGCGGCGCTGACCCTCCTGACCGGCGATCCACTACCCGCCGTCGAGGCCCTCGAGGATGCCCCCGTCAGATCTACGCATTGA
- a CDS encoding CBS domain-containing protein: protein MEPDLSVRDVLTKDYVGVSESDSVLGAVELMRDERTGSVLVVRGREPVGIMTEWDVLGVVAGQREPAEVTIEEVMSAPVISIEPDRSLSDAADIMARDNIRNLVVEDADGVVGILTQRDVIAAAGAFPGTTTSEREDFELASSAPIDAEQPRTNGGSEYAEQSICEVCGTLADTLAESNGQLVCADCRSM, encoded by the coding sequence ATGGAACCGGACCTGTCGGTCAGGGACGTCCTGACGAAGGACTACGTCGGCGTGAGCGAGTCCGACAGTGTACTCGGCGCCGTCGAACTGATGCGAGACGAACGAACCGGCTCGGTCCTGGTCGTTCGCGGCCGAGAGCCCGTTGGGATCATGACCGAGTGGGACGTACTCGGGGTCGTGGCCGGGCAACGAGAGCCGGCCGAGGTCACGATCGAGGAGGTCATGTCGGCTCCCGTCATCTCGATCGAGCCGGATCGGTCGCTCTCGGACGCCGCGGACATCATGGCCAGGGACAACATCCGCAACCTGGTCGTCGAGGACGCGGACGGCGTCGTCGGCATCCTCACCCAGCGCGACGTGATCGCCGCGGCCGGCGCCTTCCCCGGCACGACGACGTCCGAGCGCGAGGACTTCGAGCTCGCCTCGAGCGCCCCGATCGACGCGGAGCAACCCCGGACGAACGGCGGCTCCGAGTACGCCGAGCAGAGCATCTGCGAGGTCTGTGGCACGCTCGCGGACACGCTCGCCGAATCCAACGGACAGCTCGTCTGCGCCGACTGCCGATCGATGTGA
- a CDS encoding GTP cyclohydrolase III: MTNTQVSLLQIDNYGPWTVTPEPRREADLQTLQSRLYADVSQFVGARDGYVFFTRFDNMIAVTNGLDIADHRLLQESVANRYPVTLSLGVATGTTPVLALEDATELLQDAGSAQDDSRREILGGRPIEAQHATADDVQIAHFDVVDATSEYTDALNAYDSFVEIEQTYAALMSHMRSRHDSLSFFVGGDNIIAVCPSLDRGAYSEAIDHVETSVDVDVRVGVGRGESAHAAGMDAKHALERCRADGHRVDLAWEST, from the coding sequence GTGACGAACACGCAGGTTTCGCTCCTCCAGATCGACAACTACGGCCCGTGGACGGTCACGCCGGAACCCCGGCGGGAAGCAGACCTCCAGACGTTACAATCGCGCCTCTACGCGGACGTCTCGCAGTTCGTCGGCGCGAGGGACGGCTACGTCTTCTTCACGCGATTCGACAACATGATCGCGGTGACGAACGGCCTCGACATCGCGGACCACCGACTCCTGCAGGAGTCGGTCGCGAATCGCTACCCCGTCACGCTCAGTCTCGGCGTGGCGACCGGGACGACGCCCGTCCTCGCGCTCGAAGACGCGACGGAGTTACTCCAGGACGCCGGCAGCGCGCAGGACGATAGCCGACGAGAGATCCTCGGCGGCCGTCCCATCGAGGCCCAGCACGCGACGGCCGACGACGTCCAGATCGCTCACTTCGACGTCGTCGACGCGACGTCCGAGTACACGGACGCGCTCAACGCCTACGACAGCTTCGTCGAGATCGAACAGACCTACGCCGCGTTAATGAGCCACATGCGCTCGCGCCACGACAGCCTCTCGTTCTTCGTCGGTGGCGACAACATCATCGCGGTCTGTCCCTCCCTCGATCGGGGGGCCTACTCCGAGGCGATCGACCACGTCGAAACGAGCGTCGACGTCGACGTTCGCGTCGGCGTCGGCCGCGGTGAGAGCGCACACGCCGCGGGGATGGACGCCAAACACGCGCTCGAACGCTGTCGAGCGGACGGGCACCGCGTCGATCTCGCCTGGGAATCGACCTGA
- a CDS encoding DUF5785 family protein, whose amino-acid sequence MDWPHDPDGEEGSEGRRKYDMAVIAKKVDEDEDFPLERDAFVDEYGDDPIRINHRRVVSLADIFEYVEPAEFETIVDLHKAVGDAMRAGDFWEYHPAGSNPERKSA is encoded by the coding sequence ATGGACTGGCCGCACGATCCCGACGGCGAGGAGGGAAGCGAGGGGCGTCGAAAGTACGACATGGCCGTCATCGCGAAGAAGGTCGACGAGGACGAGGATTTCCCGCTCGAACGCGACGCGTTCGTCGACGAGTACGGTGACGACCCGATTCGCATCAATCACCGACGCGTCGTCTCGCTCGCGGACATCTTCGAGTACGTCGAACCGGCGGAGTTCGAAACGATCGTCGACCTCCACAAGGCGGTCGGCGACGCCATGCGGGCCGGTGACTTCTGGGAGTACCACCCGGCCGGTTCGAATCCCGAGCGAAAGTCTGCCTGA
- the mct gene encoding succinyl-CoA:mesaconate CoA-transferase, with the protein MGALSDLRVLDLTQVLAGPYCTMLLADMGADVVKVERPGGDLIRSSPPHLENPDAEPYGGYFQSVNRGKRSIELDLSGAADRETFLDLVETADVVVENYRAGTMESFDLGYETLRARNPELIYASIRGFGDPRTGETDRQGNPAFDIIAQALGGVMEITGAADGPPMKVGPGIGDLFTGTLNCIGILGAIHHRERTGEGQFVDTAMYDSMISMTERAIYLQSYEGEPPSRRGNSHPTLFPYNAFAVADGYVVVAAFGTNHWRALCAAIDRPDLAEAYPQPADRVANRESLRAVVADWMADRTIDEVLDRLEGEVPVAPVHDTEDIFADEHVHRREMLYDVDQPGTDETVEIAGSAIKMTETNPQPRGRAPLLDEHRAELLAELAAQEEALDE; encoded by the coding sequence ATGGGCGCACTCTCGGACCTCCGCGTGCTCGATCTCACGCAGGTGCTGGCCGGTCCGTACTGTACGATGCTTCTCGCAGATATGGGGGCCGACGTCGTGAAAGTCGAACGTCCCGGCGGCGACCTGATCCGCTCGAGCCCGCCCCACCTCGAGAATCCGGACGCCGAACCGTACGGGGGTTACTTTCAGAGCGTCAATCGCGGCAAGCGGAGCATCGAACTAGATCTGAGCGGGGCGGCCGACCGCGAGACGTTCCTCGACCTGGTCGAGACCGCCGACGTCGTCGTCGAGAACTACCGCGCGGGGACGATGGAGTCGTTCGACCTGGGCTACGAGACGCTCAGAGCGCGCAATCCCGAGCTGATCTACGCGTCAATCCGGGGCTTCGGCGACCCGCGGACCGGCGAGACGGACCGGCAGGGCAACCCGGCCTTCGACATCATCGCCCAGGCCCTGGGCGGAGTGATGGAGATCACCGGTGCCGCGGACGGCCCGCCGATGAAGGTCGGGCCCGGCATCGGCGACCTCTTCACGGGGACGCTCAACTGCATCGGCATCCTCGGCGCGATCCACCACCGAGAGCGGACCGGCGAGGGGCAGTTCGTCGACACGGCCATGTACGACTCGATGATCAGCATGACCGAGCGGGCCATCTACCTCCAGTCCTACGAGGGCGAACCGCCCTCGAGGCGGGGCAACTCCCACCCGACGCTCTTTCCGTACAACGCCTTCGCCGTCGCGGACGGCTACGTCGTCGTCGCCGCCTTCGGGACGAACCACTGGCGGGCACTCTGTGCTGCCATCGACCGACCGGATCTGGCCGAGGCCTATCCCCAACCCGCGGACCGCGTGGCGAATCGAGAGTCCCTCCGCGCCGTCGTCGCCGACTGGATGGCCGACCGCACGATCGACGAAGTTCTGGATCGACTGGAGGGCGAGGTCCCCGTCGCTCCGGTCCACGACACCGAGGACATCTTCGCCGACGAGCACGTCCACCGGCGGGAGATGCTCTACGACGTCGACCAACCGGGGACCGACGAGACCGTCGAGATCGCCGGGAGCGCGATCAAGATGACCGAGACGAACCCGCAACCGCGCGGACGGGCCCCGTTGCTCGACGAACACCGCGCGGAACTCCTCGCGGAACTCGCCGCACAGGAGGAAGCCCTCGACGAGTGA
- a CDS encoding HalOD1 output domain-containing protein, translating to MLLEGDRSIPTDESVSLAIIEAVAAREDVDPVDLNPPEYEALFDVCDPEALDALFRDRPTGDAAADIAVSLVFCGYELTVTGPDDVTVSESR from the coding sequence ATGTTGCTCGAAGGGGATCGATCGATTCCGACGGACGAATCGGTCAGTCTGGCGATAATCGAGGCCGTCGCGGCACGCGAAGACGTCGACCCGGTTGACCTCAACCCACCGGAGTACGAGGCGCTGTTCGACGTCTGCGATCCAGAAGCGCTCGACGCACTCTTTCGGGATCGACCGACCGGGGATGCGGCGGCCGATATCGCGGTTTCACTCGTCTTTTGCGGATACGAGCTCACCGTCACCGGACCCGACGACGTGACCGTCTCGGAGTCGCGGTAA
- a CDS encoding ribonuclease H-like domain-containing protein, with the protein MRIENSFIPVYGVGEATERQLWTDGITHWDEFSADAVGPKTAARIESFIDDARKHLSRNEFEFFAEEVPPRYQWRLFENAGDEACYLDIETTGLSRDRHDVTTVTIHRAGETTTLVRGTDLDAATLRAELDDVPLLVTFNGRRFDVPFLESSFDVELSAPHLDLYYPCRSLDLTGGLDGVESALGIERDLPDLSGRDAVRLWRAYEAGDDEALETLIRYNRADTENLATIASHVTSRMHRTVFEAVCAGEETD; encoded by the coding sequence GTGCGAATCGAGAACAGTTTCATTCCCGTCTACGGGGTCGGGGAAGCCACGGAACGGCAACTCTGGACGGACGGCATCACGCACTGGGACGAGTTCAGCGCCGACGCCGTCGGTCCGAAGACGGCCGCGCGCATCGAATCGTTCATCGACGATGCGCGGAAGCACCTCTCGCGGAACGAGTTCGAATTTTTCGCGGAGGAGGTGCCGCCTCGCTACCAGTGGCGGCTCTTCGAAAACGCCGGCGACGAGGCTTGCTATCTGGATATCGAAACCACGGGGCTCTCGCGGGATCGCCACGACGTCACGACGGTCACGATCCACCGGGCCGGCGAAACGACGACGCTGGTCCGTGGGACGGATCTGGACGCGGCGACGCTCCGGGCCGAACTCGACGACGTTCCGCTGCTCGTGACGTTCAACGGTCGGCGATTCGACGTTCCGTTTCTGGAGTCGTCGTTCGACGTCGAACTATCCGCGCCGCACCTCGATCTGTACTACCCCTGCCGGTCGCTCGACCTCACGGGCGGCCTCGACGGCGTCGAGTCGGCGCTCGGGATCGAGCGCGACCTCCCGGACCTCTCCGGACGGGATGCGGTCAGGTTATGGCGCGCGTACGAGGCCGGTGACGACGAGGCGCTCGAGACGTTGATCCGCTACAATCGGGCCGACACGGAGAACCTGGCCACGATCGCCTCCCACGTGACTTCGCGCATGCACCGGACGGTCTTCGAAGCCGTGTGTGCCGGCGAGGAAACCGACTGA